In one Thermithiobacillus plumbiphilus genomic region, the following are encoded:
- a CDS encoding cytochrome C assembly family protein gives MPLSTLWLQLGALLAYLGVTWLEYRRVRSERAPTRRQLLPLGIVAASLHGAALFPNLILPSGALNLNLGQSLSLFVWLAVMILLIASVWRPLVLLGLGVMPAAALVLLGQVVWTGSSVVPVRVQGSPYLLGHILVATTAYALLSLAAVQSVLLWVQERSLRLKHFGTSFKFLPPLRELEGLLFQIIWTGFVLLSLSLLSGLLFADQIFGRPFVWDHHTVLSLLAWAVFAILLWGRTQLGWRAQTAVRWTLSGYGIILLAYFGVKLVLEFILQRP, from the coding sequence ATGCCTTTATCCACGCTCTGGCTCCAGCTCGGCGCCCTACTGGCCTATCTTGGCGTCACCTGGCTCGAATACCGCCGCGTGCGCAGCGAGCGCGCGCCAACCCGCCGGCAATTGCTGCCGCTCGGGATCGTCGCCGCCTCCCTGCATGGCGCCGCGCTGTTTCCAAACCTCATCTTGCCCAGCGGGGCCCTGAACCTCAACCTGGGCCAGTCGCTGTCGCTGTTCGTGTGGCTGGCGGTGATGATCCTGCTGATTGCCAGCGTCTGGCGGCCACTGGTGTTGCTGGGACTGGGCGTGATGCCAGCGGCGGCGCTGGTGCTGCTCGGCCAGGTGGTCTGGACTGGCAGTTCAGTGGTGCCGGTGCGGGTGCAGGGCAGCCCCTATCTGCTCGGCCACATCCTCGTGGCGACCACGGCCTATGCCCTGCTCAGCCTGGCCGCGGTGCAGAGCGTGCTGCTCTGGGTGCAGGAGCGCAGCCTGCGCCTGAAGCACTTCGGGACAAGTTTCAAGTTCCTGCCCCCGCTGCGCGAACTGGAGGGCCTGCTGTTCCAGATCATCTGGACCGGTTTCGTGCTGCTGAGCCTGAGCCTCCTGAGCGGGCTGCTCTTCGCCGACCAGATCTTCGGCAGGCCCTTCGTCTGGGATCACCATACCGTGCTGTCGCTGCTTGCCTGGGCAGTGTTCGCCATCCTGCTCTGGGGGCGAACGCAGCTCGGCTGGCGGGCCCAGACCGCGGTGCGCTGGACTCTTTCGGGTTACGGCATCATCCTGCTCGCCTATTTCGGCGTCAAACTCGTGCTGGAATTCATTCTGCAGCGTCCCTGA
- the trmD gene encoding tRNA (guanosine(37)-N1)-methyltransferase TrmD, whose protein sequence is MRFDVLTIFPDMVRSALREGVVGRAVQQGRIELHCWNPRDFTQDRHRTVDDRPFGGGPGMVMKAEPLMAAVAAARQASPGARVIYLSPQGRVLDQAAVADMAQAPGLILIAGRYEGVDERFINACVDEEWSIGDYVLSGGELPALVLIDAVSRLLPGTLGHDESAAQDSFSAGLLDYPHYTRPEELQRQRVPAVLMSGDHARIARWRKKEALGRTWERRPDLLARRDLTPEEATLLAEYRQEWEAMEDSQRSGVGPCEQNAEQPNPEHGF, encoded by the coding sequence ATGCGCTTCGATGTGCTGACCATCTTTCCCGACATGGTGCGGTCGGCCCTGCGGGAAGGGGTGGTTGGAAGGGCGGTGCAGCAGGGCCGCATCGAGCTGCATTGCTGGAACCCGCGGGATTTTACCCAGGACCGGCATCGCACCGTGGATGACCGCCCTTTTGGCGGTGGCCCGGGCATGGTGATGAAGGCCGAGCCCCTGATGGCGGCCGTGGCCGCCGCCCGGCAGGCCAGCCCCGGGGCACGGGTGATCTATCTCTCACCCCAGGGCCGCGTGCTGGACCAGGCCGCCGTGGCGGACATGGCGCAGGCACCAGGCCTGATCCTGATTGCCGGGCGCTATGAAGGCGTGGATGAACGATTCATCAATGCCTGCGTGGACGAGGAATGGTCCATCGGCGATTACGTGCTCTCGGGTGGTGAATTGCCGGCCCTGGTGTTGATCGATGCCGTCAGTCGGCTGTTGCCGGGAACGCTGGGACATGACGAGTCCGCCGCCCAGGATTCATTCAGTGCGGGCTTGCTGGATTACCCGCACTACACGCGCCCGGAAGAGTTGCAGAGGCAGCGGGTACCTGCGGTTCTGATGTCGGGCGATCATGCCAGGATCGCCCGTTGGCGTAAAAAAGAAGCCCTCGGGCGTACCTGGGAGCGCCGGCCGGATTTGCTGGCCAGGCGTGACTTGACGCCCGAGGAGGCAACCCTCCTTGCCGAATACCGGCAGGAGTGGGAAGCCATGGAAGATTCGCAGCGGAGCGGGGTCGGTCCTTGCGAGCAGAATGCTGAACAGCCGAACCCCGAGCATGGGTTTTAA
- a CDS encoding methylated-DNA--[protein]-cysteine S-methyltransferase, with translation MATHRPAESAIQLLHFQSPLGWLVLQASQASIHALDFLAQAPTSIQPAQTPLLQVASQALSTYFANPDHARPAPNPFPALPLVPLPGTAFQQAVWAYLSDIPLGETRSYGEVARALSSSPRAVGQACRRNPLPILIPCHRVVARTGLGGYSGATEGPEMQRKVWLLDHEKTSI, from the coding sequence GTGGCAACGCACAGGCCGGCTGAATCGGCCATCCAGTTGCTTCATTTCCAGTCACCCCTGGGCTGGCTGGTGTTGCAGGCCAGTCAGGCGAGTATTCACGCCCTCGACTTTCTGGCGCAAGCGCCCACTAGTATCCAGCCGGCACAGACGCCGCTGCTGCAGGTCGCCTCGCAAGCCCTGAGCACCTATTTCGCCAATCCCGACCATGCCAGACCTGCCCCGAATCCCTTCCCAGCTCTGCCACTGGTCCCCTTGCCGGGTACTGCCTTTCAGCAGGCCGTCTGGGCTTACCTTTCAGACATTCCCTTAGGCGAGACGCGCAGCTATGGCGAAGTCGCTCGAGCCCTGTCCAGCAGCCCGCGGGCAGTCGGCCAGGCCTGCCGCCGCAACCCGCTGCCCATTCTCATACCCTGTCATCGCGTGGTGGCCCGGACCGGCCTGGGCGGCTACAGTGGCGCGACCGAGGGCCCGGAAATGCAGCGCAAGGTTTGGCTGCTGGATCACGAAAAAACTTCAATATAG
- the rimM gene encoding ribosome maturation factor RimM (Essential for efficient processing of 16S rRNA), with protein MTTSPEDADWVILGRVEGIFGVAGMVKVFSYTEYRPDILEYPTWWLGQPGNWQPYTVVESREQGKTLVAQLEGVGDREQARALLGQSIAVPREQLPALDDDTYYWSQLVGLQVLDPEGEPLGIVDHLFETGANDVLVVRAGGGEILIPYTAVLEVDLAQKQIRVDWRADY; from the coding sequence ATGACGACAAGCCCAGAAGACGCGGACTGGGTCATTCTCGGCCGCGTCGAAGGGATCTTTGGCGTAGCTGGCATGGTCAAGGTGTTTTCCTATACCGAGTACCGGCCGGATATCCTGGAATATCCCACCTGGTGGCTGGGGCAGCCAGGCAACTGGCAGCCTTATACGGTGGTCGAGAGTCGTGAGCAGGGCAAGACCCTGGTCGCGCAGCTTGAAGGGGTGGGTGATCGGGAGCAGGCGCGCGCCTTGCTGGGGCAGTCCATCGCCGTACCGCGCGAGCAGTTGCCGGCCCTGGATGATGACACCTACTACTGGTCGCAACTGGTCGGACTGCAGGTGCTCGATCCCGAGGGCGAGCCGCTCGGCATCGTGGATCATCTCTTCGAGACCGGCGCCAATGATGTGCTGGTGGTGCGCGCAGGGGGTGGGGAGATCCTGATTCCCTACACGGCCGTGCTCGAAGTGGATCTGGCTCAAAAGCAGATCCGGGTGGACTGGCGGGCCGATTACTGA
- a CDS encoding 2OG-Fe(II) oxygenase, which produces MQNPEWIDQLADSGLVLWDGFLGEALARQVRAEVLALFEAGLGRPARVGRNSGEALAPAVRNDEIFWLDATQALPAGIQQFFDRIEDLREQLNREAFLGLRGFECHAARYQPGAFYKVHRDAFAEGSNRVVSCVYFLNPDWVSQDAGELHVLTPGSRRIEPLLDRLVLFRSADILHEVLPTNADRYTLTGWMYGVDEGRREQGGILADLD; this is translated from the coding sequence ATGCAAAACCCTGAATGGATCGATCAACTGGCGGACAGCGGCCTGGTGCTCTGGGATGGCTTCCTGGGCGAGGCACTGGCGCGGCAGGTGCGCGCCGAGGTCCTTGCTCTTTTCGAGGCCGGTCTGGGGCGCCCGGCCCGGGTGGGCCGCAACAGTGGCGAGGCCCTGGCGCCGGCCGTGCGCAATGACGAGATTTTCTGGCTGGATGCGACGCAGGCCTTGCCAGCAGGCATACAGCAGTTCTTCGACAGGATAGAGGATCTGCGCGAACAGCTGAACCGCGAGGCCTTTCTCGGCCTACGCGGCTTCGAGTGCCATGCTGCCCGCTATCAGCCGGGCGCCTTTTACAAGGTGCACCGGGACGCCTTTGCCGAGGGCAGCAACCGGGTAGTCAGTTGCGTGTATTTTCTCAACCCTGACTGGGTGTCGCAGGATGCCGGGGAATTGCATGTGCTGACCCCCGGATCTCGGCGCATCGAACCCCTGCTGGACCGGCTGGTGCTGTTTCGCAGCGCCGACATTCTTCACGAAGTGCTGCCCACCAACGCGGACCGCTACACCCTCACCGGCTGGATGTATGGCGTGGACGAGGGCCGGCGGGAGCAGGGCGGCATTCTCGCCGATCTCGATTGA
- the rpsP gene encoding 30S ribosomal protein S16 has translation MVTIRMARGGAKKRPFYNIVVADSRNARDGRFIERVGFYNPVAKPSELNLDRERIQYWLSKGAKPSDTVAGFLKAEGIKAGAAEA, from the coding sequence ATGGTAACCATTCGCATGGCTCGGGGCGGCGCCAAAAAGCGGCCTTTCTACAACATCGTCGTAGCCGACAGCCGCAACGCCCGTGATGGTCGCTTCATCGAGCGCGTCGGTTTCTATAACCCGGTGGCCAAGCCCAGCGAGCTGAATCTCGACCGTGAACGCATCCAGTACTGGCTGAGCAAGGGCGCCAAGCCCTCCGACACGGTGGCCGGTTTTCTGAAAGCCGAAGGCATCAAGGCCGGAGCGGCCGAAGCCTGA
- the trxA gene encoding thioredoxin, translated as MAQGPYVQDVDVSSFDQVVIEGSRERLVLVDFWAPWCGPCRALGPVLEKLATDYAGKFLLAKVNSDENQELSVQYGVRGIPAVKAFLDGRVVDEFTGALPESAVRQFLDKLIPSEGDKLRAQAAVLRQSGQAGEAESLLHAALQADPRNDRVRLDLARIYVETGREAEATAMIEQMQPTFRMEPEVEALQAALEFVRLAAQAPDEATLLKTIESTQGDNRAEAMLQLAAKRVLRNDYEGAMQQLLEMVREHRSYGDDAGRKTLLKVFTMLGNQGELVSRYRAQLARALY; from the coding sequence ATGGCGCAAGGCCCATACGTACAGGATGTCGATGTTTCAAGCTTCGACCAGGTCGTCATCGAAGGTTCCCGCGAACGGCTGGTGCTGGTGGACTTCTGGGCGCCCTGGTGCGGCCCCTGCCGCGCCCTCGGTCCCGTGCTCGAAAAGCTCGCCACTGATTACGCCGGGAAATTCCTGCTGGCAAAGGTCAACTCCGACGAGAACCAGGAACTCTCGGTGCAATATGGCGTGCGCGGCATTCCGGCGGTCAAGGCCTTCCTGGACGGGCGCGTGGTCGATGAATTCACCGGCGCCTTGCCCGAATCCGCCGTGCGCCAGTTCCTGGACAAGCTCATCCCCTCGGAAGGCGACAAGCTGCGTGCCCAGGCGGCGGTGCTGCGCCAGTCCGGTCAGGCCGGTGAGGCCGAATCGCTGCTACACGCCGCCCTGCAGGCCGACCCGCGCAATGATCGGGTGCGGCTCGATCTTGCCCGGATTTATGTGGAAACCGGCCGCGAAGCCGAGGCGACGGCGATGATCGAGCAGATGCAGCCGACCTTTCGCATGGAGCCCGAAGTGGAAGCCCTGCAGGCCGCGCTCGAATTCGTGCGCCTGGCCGCTCAGGCCCCGGATGAGGCCACCCTGCTCAAGACCATCGAATCCACCCAGGGCGATAATCGTGCCGAGGCCATGCTGCAGCTCGCCGCAAAGCGCGTCTTGCGCAATGACTATGAGGGTGCCATGCAGCAATTGCTGGAGATGGTGCGCGAGCATCGCAGTTACGGCGATGACGCCGGACGCAAGACCCTGCTGAAGGTGTTCACAATGCTCGGCAATCAGGGCGAACTGGTCAGCCGTTACCGCGCCCAGTTGGCGCGGGCGCTATATTGA
- the ffh gene encoding signal recognition particle protein, with amino-acid sequence MFENLSQRLTQTLKNIRGQARLSEENIQGALRDVRMALLEADVALPVVKDFVSRVRERALGEEVAKNLTPGQVFIKIVNDELTHLMGDANDRLQLNVRPPAVVLMAGLQGSGKTTTVGKLGRWLREREKKKVLVVSADVYRPAAIDQLKTLAAEVGVEFFPSRPDEQPVAIAEKALDHARRHGFDVLLVDTAGRLHIDERLMAEIQDLQKALNPAEILFVVDSMTGQDAVNTAKAFNEALPLTGVVLTKTDGDARGGAALSIRAVTGKPIKFLGVGEKTKALEPFHPERVASRILGMGDIVTLVEDVQRQVDEEQAIKMAEKLKKGKGFDLEDFRDQLRQIEKLGGVGSLLDKLPGMNEVPAEAMAQMKDNKQFKRLEAMINSMTPQERRFPHIIKGSRKRRIAQGSGTSVQEINKLLKQFEQMQRMMKKFSKGGLGKLMGRFNPRAMLPGQGGGGAGPGPF; translated from the coding sequence ATGTTCGAAAATCTTTCCCAGCGACTCACCCAGACCTTAAAGAACATCCGCGGCCAGGCGCGCCTGAGCGAGGAGAACATCCAGGGCGCGCTGCGCGACGTGCGCATGGCGCTCCTCGAAGCCGATGTGGCCCTGCCGGTGGTCAAGGATTTCGTCAGCCGCGTCCGCGAACGCGCGCTTGGCGAGGAGGTGGCGAAGAATCTCACCCCGGGCCAGGTCTTCATCAAGATCGTCAATGACGAGCTCACCCATCTGATGGGGGATGCCAACGATCGCCTGCAGCTCAATGTCCGGCCGCCCGCCGTGGTATTGATGGCCGGTCTGCAGGGCTCCGGCAAGACCACCACGGTGGGCAAGCTCGGACGCTGGCTGCGTGAGCGCGAGAAGAAAAAGGTGCTGGTGGTCAGTGCCGACGTCTACCGCCCGGCCGCCATCGACCAGTTGAAGACGCTTGCCGCCGAGGTCGGTGTCGAGTTCTTCCCCAGCCGTCCCGACGAGCAGCCGGTGGCAATTGCCGAGAAGGCCCTGGATCATGCCCGGCGCCATGGTTTCGATGTGCTGCTGGTCGATACCGCGGGTCGCCTGCACATCGACGAGCGGCTCATGGCCGAGATCCAGGACCTGCAGAAGGCCCTGAACCCCGCCGAAATCCTCTTCGTGGTCGACAGCATGACCGGCCAGGATGCGGTCAACACCGCCAAGGCCTTCAACGAAGCATTGCCGCTCACCGGCGTGGTGCTCACCAAGACCGATGGCGATGCGCGGGGCGGGGCGGCGCTGTCCATTCGCGCGGTCACCGGCAAGCCCATCAAGTTTCTCGGCGTCGGGGAAAAGACCAAGGCCCTGGAGCCCTTCCACCCCGAGCGGGTGGCCTCGCGCATTCTCGGCATGGGCGACATCGTCACCCTGGTGGAAGACGTGCAGCGCCAGGTGGACGAGGAGCAGGCCATCAAGATGGCCGAGAAGCTCAAGAAGGGCAAGGGCTTCGATCTTGAGGACTTCCGCGATCAGTTGCGCCAGATCGAGAAGCTCGGCGGTGTTGGCTCCCTGCTGGACAAGCTGCCCGGCATGAACGAGGTACCGGCCGAGGCGATGGCGCAGATGAAGGACAACAAGCAGTTCAAGCGTCTGGAGGCCATGATCAACTCCATGACGCCCCAGGAACGCCGCTTCCCCCATATCATCAAGGGCTCGCGCAAGCGCCGCATCGCCCAGGGTTCCGGCACCAGCGTGCAGGAGATCAACAAGCTCTTGAAGCAGTTCGAGCAGATGCAGCGCATGATGAAAAAATTCAGCAAGGGGGGCCTTGGCAAGCTCATGGGCCGCTTCAATCCACGCGCCATGCTGCCGGGCCAGGGGGGCGGCGGCGCGGGCCCCGGTCCTTTTTGA
- the gcvPB gene encoding aminomethyl-transferring glycine dehydrogenase subunit GcvPB, producing the protein MLIFEHSRSKRVNSAQALTGNPGISDIPAAMRRQDKPLLPEVSELQAVRHYTRLSQKNFSIDTQFYPLGSCTMKYNPRACNTLALLPGFTGRHPHAPDSTGQGLLRTLFELQEYLKDVTGMAAVSLTPAAGAQGEFAGVAMIRAYHESRGDTVRSEILVPDAAHGTNPATAIMCGYTVREIPTDENGDVDLAALEAAVGPQTAGLMLTNPSTLGVFERRIREIQKVIHNAGGLTYYDGANLNAILGKVKPGDMGFDVIHMNLHKTFSTPHGGGGPGAGPVGVSARLEPFLPIPMIGRDSDGSYRLLNEADRPQSIGRMSANIGNVGVLLRAYIYARLLGREGMHRVAEFATLNANYLMAELKKAGFDMAYPERRATHEFILTLEKEAKQYGVRAMDVAKRLLDYGMHAPTTYFPLLVPECLLIEPTETEAKETLDQFVDVMKTILEEARNDAALVKGAPYTLPVRRLDDVKAAKQLDLAYRQTSV; encoded by the coding sequence ATGCTCATTTTCGAACACAGCCGGTCCAAGCGCGTCAACAGCGCCCAGGCCCTGACGGGGAATCCTGGCATCTCCGACATCCCGGCCGCCATGCGCCGCCAGGACAAGCCCCTGTTGCCGGAAGTCTCGGAGCTGCAGGCGGTGCGCCACTACACGCGCCTGTCGCAGAAGAACTTCTCCATCGACACCCAGTTCTACCCGCTGGGTTCCTGCACCATGAAGTACAACCCGCGCGCCTGCAACACGCTGGCGTTGCTGCCGGGCTTCACCGGCCGCCATCCGCATGCGCCGGACAGCACCGGTCAGGGGCTGCTGCGGACGCTCTTTGAACTCCAGGAATATCTGAAAGACGTGACCGGCATGGCGGCGGTCAGCCTGACGCCGGCCGCCGGCGCCCAGGGTGAGTTCGCGGGTGTGGCCATGATCCGCGCCTACCATGAATCGCGCGGCGACACTGTGCGCAGCGAGATCCTGGTCCCGGATGCCGCCCACGGCACCAACCCCGCCACCGCCATCATGTGCGGCTACACGGTGCGCGAGATCCCGACAGACGAAAACGGTGACGTCGACCTGGCGGCGCTCGAAGCCGCTGTCGGCCCGCAGACCGCCGGACTGATGCTCACCAATCCCTCTACGCTGGGGGTATTCGAGCGGCGCATCCGCGAGATCCAGAAGGTCATCCACAATGCCGGTGGCCTGACCTATTACGATGGCGCCAATCTCAACGCCATTCTCGGCAAGGTCAAGCCCGGCGACATGGGCTTTGACGTCATCCACATGAACCTGCACAAGACCTTCTCCACCCCGCACGGCGGCGGCGGTCCCGGCGCCGGTCCGGTGGGCGTTTCGGCGCGGCTCGAACCTTTCCTGCCCATCCCCATGATCGGCAGGGACAGCGATGGCAGTTACCGCCTGCTCAACGAGGCCGACCGGCCGCAGAGCATCGGGCGCATGAGCGCCAATATCGGCAATGTCGGCGTGCTGCTGCGCGCTTACATCTACGCCCGCCTGCTGGGCCGCGAGGGCATGCACCGGGTGGCCGAATTCGCCACGCTCAACGCCAACTATCTCATGGCTGAACTGAAGAAGGCCGGTTTCGACATGGCCTATCCCGAGCGCCGCGCCACTCACGAGTTCATCCTGACGCTTGAGAAGGAAGCCAAGCAGTATGGGGTGCGCGCCATGGATGTGGCCAAGCGCCTGCTCGACTACGGCATGCACGCGCCCACCACCTATTTCCCGCTACTGGTGCCCGAGTGCCTGCTGATCGAACCCACCGAGACCGAGGCCAAGGAAACCCTGGACCAGTTCGTGGACGTGATGAAGACCATTCTGGAAGAAGCGCGCAATGATGCGGCACTGGTCAAGGGTGCGCCCTACACCCTGCCGGTACGGCGACTGGACGACGTCAAAGCGGCCAAGCAACTGGATCTGGCTTACAGGCAGACCAGTGTTTGA
- the rplS gene encoding 50S ribosomal protein L19 translates to MSNIIDQLNQEQMRSDIPDFGAGDTVAVHVRVREGDRERIQIFEGICIARRNRGFDSAFTVRKISNGEGVERVFPMHSKLIDKVELKRRGDVRRAKLYYLRNLSGKAARIKEKLG, encoded by the coding sequence ATGAGCAATATCATTGACCAGTTGAACCAGGAACAGATGCGCAGCGACATCCCCGATTTCGGCGCCGGCGACACCGTGGCTGTCCACGTGCGCGTCCGTGAAGGCGACCGTGAGCGCATCCAGATCTTTGAAGGCATCTGCATCGCCCGTCGCAACCGCGGCTTCGACTCTGCCTTCACCGTGCGCAAGATCTCCAATGGCGAAGGCGTGGAGCGCGTTTTCCCGATGCACTCCAAGCTCATCGACAAGGTCGAGCTCAAGCGTCGTGGTGACGTGCGCCGGGCCAAGCTCTACTACCTGCGCAATCTCAGCGGCAAGGCTGCCCGCATCAAGGAAAAACTTGGCTGA